From Hippea alviniae EP5-r, the proteins below share one genomic window:
- a CDS encoding LemA family protein, with amino-acid sequence MSLLISILLGLILILIIALIYYYNKFVKLKNMIDNAWSDIDVQLKRRYDLIPNLVETVKGYAKHERETLENVIKARNMAMSATSIQDKAQKENMLTDALKTIFALAENYPDLKANQNFLDLQKTLSDIENEIQLARRYYNAVVRDYNVLCESFPSVLIANQFGFKKREFFEIEERERENVKVKF; translated from the coding sequence GTGAGCCTTCTAATCTCTATCCTTTTGGGCCTTATTTTAATACTCATAATAGCCCTTATTTACTATTACAACAAGTTTGTAAAGCTGAAGAACATGATAGACAACGCATGGAGCGATATAGATGTTCAGCTAAAACGAAGATACGATTTAATACCAAACTTAGTCGAAACAGTTAAAGGATATGCAAAACACGAAAGAGAAACGCTCGAAAATGTTATAAAAGCAAGAAATATGGCAATGAGTGCCACGAGTATTCAAGATAAAGCCCAAAAAGAGAACATGCTTACAGATGCCTTAAAAACAATCTTTGCATTAGCAGAAAACTATCCTGACTTAAAAGCCAATCAAAACTTCCTTGATTTACAAAAAACGCTCTCAGATATTGAAAATGAGATTCAGCTTGCAAGAAGGTATTACAACGCCGTTGTTAGAGATTACAATGTCTTATGCGAATCTTTCCCTTCCGTTTTAATAGCCAATCAATTTGGATTCAAAAAACGAGAGTTCTTTGAGATAGAAGAGAGAGAAAGAGAGAATGTCAAAGTTAAATTCTAA
- a CDS encoding DUF2207 domain-containing protein, translated as MSKLNSKLLAVIVLFITFVPISSKAEYFYIKDYHVNLYIHKDAVIDVEETIKVHFLQPRHGIIRKIPYKYRVSDSAKKHFRTSGDYYEISIYNVKVENFKYSTRKRGKYLYIKIGDRLKYVNGDVVYKISYTINGAINFFKDHSELYYNVIGVEWPVKIEKASFDIMLPTTLPKSEIKYLVFSGTYGSTHKEEATYSDGILSCELMHQLKPRNGLTVVLWMPKGYLKKSFAGSIKLFLLNNKIFALPIFTFLILFLIWYYKGKDEKIPIMARYKPPENITPAEAGVLINDRIDNHDLIALIFWWANKGYLEIEETTKKSALFKKKDIVLIKKKDLPDDAEEYEKVIFNGLFPTKNVNAVRVSSLRNKFYKTMELAKDMLDERIKEDNLYTKGSRGIGITLIFISMIMLGFAGINFFDFNLSSAFAFLITAIICFVFGRIMPQKTSVGLKKYSAIKGFKEFMDRAEKDRLKRLLDENPNYFFDTLAYAVAFGDLKKWAEKFKDLNIQPPNWYRSDHFHTFSVMSFADTIDHNLSTMATEFTSSPSGSGSSGFSGGGGGFSGGGMGGGGGSSW; from the coding sequence ATGTCAAAGTTAAATTCTAAACTGCTTGCTGTCATAGTTCTTTTTATTACCTTTGTGCCTATATCATCAAAAGCAGAATACTTTTACATAAAAGATTACCATGTAAACCTATACATACATAAAGATGCCGTAATAGATGTTGAAGAGACAATTAAGGTTCACTTCTTGCAACCAAGACACGGAATTATAAGAAAAATCCCTTATAAGTATAGGGTATCTGACTCTGCAAAAAAGCATTTCAGAACTTCTGGAGACTATTATGAGATATCAATATACAATGTGAAGGTTGAAAACTTCAAATACTCAACCAGAAAAAGGGGTAAATACCTATACATAAAAATCGGCGACAGACTGAAATATGTAAACGGTGATGTTGTATATAAAATCAGCTATACAATAAACGGAGCAATTAATTTTTTCAAAGACCACTCTGAGCTGTATTACAATGTCATAGGAGTTGAGTGGCCCGTAAAAATAGAAAAAGCTTCATTTGATATAATGCTTCCAACCACGCTGCCAAAATCAGAAATAAAATATCTCGTGTTTAGCGGAACATACGGCTCAACACACAAAGAAGAAGCAACATACTCAGATGGAATATTGAGCTGCGAACTTATGCACCAATTAAAACCAAGAAACGGATTAACCGTTGTTCTATGGATGCCAAAAGGATACCTAAAAAAGAGTTTCGCAGGCAGTATAAAACTGTTCCTTTTAAACAACAAAATCTTTGCTTTACCCATATTCACATTCCTTATACTGTTTCTTATCTGGTATTACAAAGGCAAAGATGAGAAGATTCCTATCATGGCAAGGTATAAACCACCAGAAAATATAACGCCTGCTGAAGCCGGTGTTTTAATAAACGATAGAATAGACAATCACGACCTAATAGCATTAATATTCTGGTGGGCAAACAAAGGATACTTAGAGATTGAAGAAACAACAAAAAAATCAGCACTTTTTAAAAAGAAAGATATCGTTTTAATAAAGAAAAAGGATTTACCAGACGATGCAGAAGAGTATGAAAAAGTTATATTCAACGGCCTGTTTCCAACAAAAAATGTAAATGCAGTTAGAGTAAGCTCTTTAAGGAACAAATTTTACAAGACGATGGAGCTGGCAAAAGATATGCTCGATGAGCGTATCAAAGAAGACAATCTTTACACAAAAGGTTCAAGAGGAATAGGAATAACTTTAATTTTCATAAGTATGATAATGCTTGGTTTTGCTGGCATTAATTTCTTTGATTTTAATCTCTCTTCTGCTTTTGCTTTTCTTATAACAGCTATAATCTGTTTTGTGTTTGGACGAATTATGCCGCAGAAGACATCTGTTGGATTAAAAAAATACTCAGCCATAAAGGGATTTAAAGAGTTTATGGATAGAGCTGAAAAGGATAGATTAAAGAGACTGCTTGATGAAAACCCTAATTACTTCTTTGACACCTTAGCCTATGCTGTTGCATTCGGAGACCTAAAGAAGTGGGCTGAAAAGTTCAAAGACTTAAATATTCAACCACCAAACTGGTATAGAAGCGATCATTTCCACACCTTTAGTGTAATGAGTTTTGCCGATACCATAGACCACAACCTATCAACAATGGCAACAGAATTCACCAGCTCTCCATCCGGCAGTGGCTCAAGCGGATTCTCAGGTGGTGGTGGTGGATTCTCAGGCGGCGGCATGGGTGGTGGCGGTGGAAGCAGCTGGTAA
- a CDS encoding cobalamin biosynthesis protein, protein MKEIISQLVYYNAIAFVVGFILDYFFGEPPVKIHPVVWIGKLIRLFENVFYPFRDKLFAGFLCVLSVLFIVLSFAFVVIMLFVMYRDYFFVRLFYSLVATYIFFSSISVKSLKEHALRVYKALENGDIQKARLYLSHMVSRDTDDLEEDKIIKSTVESVSENYVDGVLSVMFYFSLFGIVGALIFKTINTFDSMIGYKNEQYIEFGRFAAKFDDVLNFIPARLSIVFIAIASVLIGRGFEAVIYTFGKYRKAHSSPNSAHPMSAFAGSLKLMLGGRTKYNGVWIDKPIIGEFDRKPKISDITLAVHLLEVSSFLSFIFFLFSTMPLAS, encoded by the coding sequence GTGAAAGAGATAATATCACAGCTTGTTTATTATAATGCCATAGCGTTTGTTGTTGGGTTTATACTGGATTACTTCTTTGGTGAGCCACCTGTAAAGATTCATCCCGTCGTTTGGATAGGAAAACTTATACGGCTGTTTGAAAATGTTTTTTATCCTTTTAGAGATAAGCTTTTTGCAGGTTTTTTGTGCGTGTTATCTGTTCTGTTTATTGTTCTTAGTTTCGCTTTTGTTGTTATCATGCTCTTTGTGATGTATAGAGATTACTTTTTTGTTAGGCTCTTTTACTCTCTTGTTGCAACTTACATATTTTTTTCATCAATCAGCGTAAAGTCTTTAAAAGAGCATGCACTTAGGGTTTACAAAGCCTTAGAAAATGGAGATATACAGAAAGCACGCTTGTATCTTTCACATATGGTTAGCAGAGATACTGATGATTTAGAAGAAGATAAAATTATAAAGTCAACAGTTGAATCTGTATCTGAAAATTATGTCGATGGCGTTTTGTCGGTTATGTTTTACTTCTCTCTGTTTGGCATTGTTGGTGCTTTGATTTTTAAAACCATCAACACATTTGACTCGATGATAGGATACAAAAACGAGCAATACATTGAGTTTGGTAGGTTTGCTGCTAAATTTGATGATGTTTTGAATTTTATACCGGCAAGGTTGAGCATTGTTTTTATTGCTATAGCTTCTGTTTTGATTGGTCGTGGTTTTGAGGCTGTTATTTATACTTTCGGAAAATATAGAAAAGCCCATTCAAGCCCGAACTCAGCGCATCCTATGAGTGCTTTTGCTGGCAGTTTGAAGCTTATGCTTGGTGGAAGGACAAAGTATAACGGTGTATGGATTGATAAACCTATAATCGGTGAATTCGATAGAAAACCCAAGATTTCTGATATAACTCTTGCTGTTCATCTGCTTGAAGTCTCTTCATTTTTATCGTTTATATTTTTTCTTTTTTCTACGATGCCTTTAGCCAGTTGA
- a CDS encoding bifunctional metallophosphatase/5'-nucleotidase: protein MRKPIIAVFLFLFLSVYAYGSAFYHLTVVGTGDLQGNLEGISRLATLIKKAVESNPKGTMVVATGDELMGRYFDKFHGKAIYSLMYDAGYRFCVLGNHEFDKGDRILKEALGYAKCKFICSDLATKGTPLEGKCKKYLIVEKDGLKIGIFSLMTQELPLISSPEKVKLISNNIETAKKMVKLLKIKGADVIIALTHIGFSHDKTVAENVKGITLIFGGHSHVYLKKAFIKGDTVVVNGGSLGRYLVRVDLYFDKGKKLIKKMTRYKLIPVDERVEKLASVEQKLQRFKKRLPKAVVLGKTETGFDLRESVLRFKESGFADTINDILKDKFRVDVVFNNSGLFRGDSKIPKGNITDVMLHKIFQFDNVAFLLKLKGRYIKDVLEFSADSFGNGGWLQVAGIRYTVDLKKPKGERVSDITINGKPLDTNKTYTVLINDFLAKGGNGYFWFKKCGEELFNTYTSFYSIVASYLNKNRVLNEEKPDGRIKIIK, encoded by the coding sequence ATGAGAAAACCCATTATCGCTGTTTTCTTGTTTCTTTTTCTATCTGTTTATGCGTATGGAAGCGCTTTTTATCATCTGACAGTTGTGGGCACGGGTGACCTTCAAGGAAATTTAGAAGGGATATCCCGTTTGGCAACGCTGATAAAGAAAGCAGTTGAATCCAACCCTAAAGGGACAATGGTTGTTGCAACAGGTGATGAGTTGATGGGAAGGTATTTTGATAAGTTTCACGGTAAAGCCATTTATAGCTTAATGTATGATGCAGGGTATAGATTCTGCGTTTTGGGTAATCATGAATTCGATAAGGGCGATAGAATTCTCAAAGAAGCTTTAGGTTATGCAAAATGTAAGTTTATCTGCTCTGATTTGGCTACAAAAGGAACACCGCTTGAAGGTAAATGCAAGAAGTATCTTATTGTTGAAAAAGATGGTCTAAAAATAGGTATTTTCTCTTTGATGACTCAGGAGTTACCTTTAATAAGCTCACCAGAGAAGGTTAAGCTTATCTCTAACAATATAGAGACGGCAAAAAAGATGGTTAAATTGCTCAAAATCAAAGGTGCAGATGTAATAATTGCCCTTACACACATAGGTTTTTCTCACGACAAAACCGTTGCTGAAAATGTTAAAGGTATAACTCTCATATTTGGCGGCCATTCGCATGTTTATCTAAAAAAGGCGTTTATAAAAGGCGATACGGTTGTCGTAAATGGCGGCTCTTTGGGAAGGTATCTTGTAAGGGTTGATTTGTATTTTGATAAAGGCAAAAAGCTCATTAAGAAGATGACAAGATATAAACTTATACCTGTTGACGAAAGGGTTGAAAAACTTGCTTCTGTTGAACAAAAACTTCAGCGTTTCAAAAAGAGACTTCCAAAAGCAGTTGTTTTGGGAAAAACAGAAACTGGTTTTGATTTAAGAGAGTCTGTTTTGAGATTTAAAGAGTCTGGCTTTGCCGATACGATAAACGACATATTAAAAGACAAGTTTAGGGTTGATGTTGTGTTTAACAACTCTGGCCTGTTTAGAGGAGATAGCAAAATCCCAAAAGGCAATATAACCGATGTTATGCTGCATAAAATCTTCCAGTTTGACAATGTTGCTTTTCTTCTCAAGCTAAAGGGCAGATATATAAAAGATGTTCTTGAGTTTAGTGCTGACAGCTTTGGTAACGGTGGTTGGCTTCAGGTTGCAGGTATAAGATATACTGTTGATTTAAAAAAGCCTAAAGGAGAAAGGGTTAGCGATATAACAATTAACGGAAAGCCATTGGATACAAACAAAACTTATACTGTTCTTATAAACGACTTTTTAGCTAAAGGTGGCAACGGCTATTTCTGGTTTAAAAAGTGCGGAGAAGAGCTCTTTAACACTTACACTTCTTTCTATTCTATCGTTGCATCGTATCTGAATAAAAATAGAGTTTTGAATGAAGAGAAACCAGACGGCAGGATAAAAATAATAAAATGA
- a CDS encoding peroxiredoxin: protein MGCDSELKAIEEPKKEEKTLKEEEKMERTQAGVLVLRKMPEFKMDAYDPKTGKYITVSSDDYKGKWLVVCFYPADFTFVCPTEIAAMNAKYDELQKLGVEVLAVSTDTKFSHKRFAETEPLLKDLKLVIGADPTGEVSRKFGVLIEEEGLALRGRFLINPDGVVVAEEVQGPSVGRSVNEFIRQIQAWQHVYKTGEVCPANWRPGKKTLPVNTKAEELTGRVGDYVTVEELLS from the coding sequence ATGGGTTGCGACAGCGAACTTAAGGCAATTGAAGAGCCTAAAAAAGAAGAAAAAACTTTAAAGGAGGAAGAGAAAATGGAAAGGACACAAGCAGGAGTATTGGTATTAAGGAAAATGCCAGAATTTAAAATGGATGCTTATGACCCAAAAACAGGCAAGTACATAACTGTATCGAGTGATGATTACAAGGGTAAATGGCTTGTTGTATGCTTCTATCCAGCAGACTTTACATTCGTATGTCCAACAGAGATTGCAGCAATGAATGCAAAATACGACGAGCTTCAGAAATTGGGTGTTGAAGTATTGGCAGTATCAACCGACACAAAATTCTCTCACAAGAGATTTGCAGAGACAGAGCCGCTTTTGAAAGACCTTAAACTTGTCATCGGTGCTGACCCAACAGGTGAAGTATCAAGAAAATTCGGCGTCTTAATAGAAGAAGAAGGCTTAGCCTTAAGAGGAAGATTCCTAATCAACCCAGATGGCGTCGTCGTAGCCGAAGAAGTTCAGGGACCATCTGTAGGAAGAAGCGTAAATGAGTTTATCAGACAAATTCAGGCATGGCAGCATGTTTACAAAACTGGAGAAGTCTGCCCAGCTAACTGGAGACCGGGCAAAAAGACTTTGCCTGTCAACACAAAAGCAGAAGAGCTTACAGGTCGCGTAGGCGATTATGTAACGGTAGAAGAGCTGTTATCTTAA
- a CDS encoding diguanylate cyclase, with amino-acid sequence MREEKRIKNSFIALSIILLIISLFFTAFIFYKDLTAIHRDVFKDYETVYIHKSKSEIKNVVNYFIESIKFERENAFEDIKVSLRRKAKKIENVMMGFEREKDRKEFLRMVSYQDPSICVIFSKRKRLYCPLSKIENNKKILLELIKTVYIRPIFRTIYLKSKNGETNKYLAFIIYNSKEKAYILTLENMTKIEEKLKDKFKKEINKFRYGISRKRYMFVLRVEKKNGKIKLIRLVNPNRPKSFMNKEIPLDTKDIKGKEFVKEIVSIALNKGEGFVEYYFKIIGENKISPKITYIKYYKPWNWIIGSGFYPDLYKNDLYKRDKNLNKIFKKYILSLTSELAVFNLLLLLVFVGFVNIIMKRIARYRNQLEEKEKFQIHLIESIPNPLFILNKNGNFVRVNRAFEKFFCVDESSLLKGKVKDKTIEELKEHALNFFEKRENNNSKEIQVDVCKTEKSIIEIFYSVYTDINGEPEGVIGIIFDITIKKAEERKLKQISIKDELTGLFNRRHFNEILNREILRANRYKEPLSMIMYDIDHFKRVNDTHGHLVGDKVLKRLSEIVKSNVRSSDYVFRTGGEEFSILLPNTDLEKAYMVAEKLRKRVENENFDKVGKITISLGVAQYSENETADNFIKRTDSALYSSKENGRNRTSTG; translated from the coding sequence ATGAGAGAAGAAAAAAGAATAAAAAATAGCTTCATAGCTTTATCGATAATTCTATTGATTATATCTCTCTTTTTTACGGCTTTTATTTTCTACAAAGACCTTACGGCCATTCATCGAGATGTTTTTAAGGACTATGAAACCGTATATATACACAAAAGTAAAAGTGAGATTAAAAATGTAGTAAACTACTTCATTGAAAGCATAAAATTTGAAAGAGAAAACGCCTTTGAAGACATAAAAGTCTCTCTTCGCAGAAAAGCTAAGAAGATAGAAAATGTGATGATGGGTTTTGAAAGGGAAAAAGACAGAAAAGAGTTTTTAAGAATGGTCTCCTATCAAGACCCTTCCATTTGTGTTATTTTCTCCAAAAGAAAGAGATTATACTGTCCTCTTTCAAAAATAGAAAATAACAAAAAAATACTTTTAGAACTTATAAAGACGGTATATATAAGGCCTATCTTCAGAACAATCTACTTAAAATCTAAAAATGGAGAAACGAATAAATATCTGGCTTTTATCATCTACAATTCAAAAGAAAAAGCTTACATATTGACACTTGAAAATATGACAAAGATAGAAGAAAAACTAAAGGATAAATTTAAGAAAGAAATAAACAAGTTCAGATATGGAATATCAAGAAAAAGATACATGTTTGTTTTGAGAGTCGAAAAGAAAAATGGAAAAATAAAGCTCATAAGGCTTGTAAACCCAAATAGACCAAAAAGTTTTATGAATAAAGAAATACCCTTAGATACAAAGGATATAAAAGGAAAAGAGTTCGTGAAAGAAATAGTAAGTATTGCCTTAAACAAAGGAGAAGGGTTTGTCGAATATTACTTCAAGATTATAGGTGAAAACAAAATATCTCCAAAGATAACATACATAAAATATTACAAACCATGGAACTGGATAATAGGTAGTGGTTTTTATCCTGATTTATACAAAAACGACCTATACAAGAGAGACAAAAATTTAAACAAGATTTTTAAAAAGTACATACTAAGCCTTACATCCGAACTTGCAGTATTTAATTTGCTTCTTCTGCTTGTCTTTGTGGGATTTGTTAACATAATAATGAAAAGGATAGCGCGATACAGAAATCAACTTGAAGAGAAAGAGAAATTTCAAATTCATCTTATAGAATCTATACCAAATCCGTTATTTATACTTAACAAAAATGGAAACTTCGTAAGGGTAAACAGAGCTTTTGAAAAGTTTTTCTGCGTTGATGAAAGTTCCTTGCTTAAAGGTAAAGTTAAAGATAAAACCATTGAAGAATTAAAAGAGCATGCCTTAAACTTCTTTGAAAAAAGAGAAAATAATAACTCAAAAGAGATACAAGTTGATGTATGCAAAACAGAGAAAAGCATAATAGAGATTTTCTACTCTGTATACACAGATATTAATGGAGAACCTGAGGGCGTCATAGGCATAATTTTCGATATTACAATAAAAAAGGCAGAAGAGAGAAAATTAAAACAAATAAGTATAAAGGATGAGCTAACCGGACTATTTAACAGAAGGCATTTCAACGAGATATTAAACAGAGAAATATTGAGAGCAAATAGATATAAAGAGCCACTATCAATGATAATGTATGACATAGACCATTTCAAAAGAGTTAACGACACTCACGGTCATCTTGTTGGAGACAAAGTTTTAAAAAGGCTCAGCGAAATTGTAAAAAGTAATGTTAGAAGTTCAGACTATGTGTTCAGAACCGGAGGAGAAGAATTTAGCATATTACTTCCAAACACCGATTTAGAAAAAGCCTATATGGTTGCAGAGAAACTAAGAAAACGTGTAGAGAACGAAAACTTTGATAAGGTTGGCAAAATTACGATAAGTCTTGGCGTTGCTCAATACTCAGAAAATGAGACGGCAGATAACTTCATAAAACGCACAGACAGTGCATTATACTCTTCCAAAGAAAACGGAAGGAATAGAACATCAACTGGCTAA
- a CDS encoding cobyric acid synthase: MAKAIMFCGTASGVGKSIITTAFCRILANKGYSVAPFKSQNMSLNSITTPDGFEISIAQNLQATAARVMPDWRMNPILLKPDGGKTYIVRKGKPFKTVSYGEYYKFADEHFEIAKDAFDSLSREFDFIVMEGAGSPAEINLQKYDIVNLRMAGYAKANVYIVGDIDKGGVFAAFKGTFDLIKDKFKPLVKGFIINKFRGDINLLKPAFDMFKNYCSVPILGVVPFVRLKLDEEDSLFKPSKKEGFVKICVIKLPYMSNFTDFGVFEFIDDVSLKFIDKPEFDDCDMVIIPGSKAVDYDLNYLYKAGFYEALCKILSKKLLIGVCGGYQMLGEVVGLSKGFGFLKMTTEFSKDKKLINKTYKGINYLKGANLEGYEIHHGLSEVEGVIQLAEDSNVCVFEESKKIIGTYLHGIFNNREFLKFIFNVIGKKIDVNIDIAKEKDKQIDMLAEIIENSLPVDKMIQ; encoded by the coding sequence ATGGCTAAAGCGATAATGTTCTGCGGAACTGCATCGGGGGTTGGGAAAAGCATAATAACGACTGCATTCTGCAGAATTTTAGCAAATAAAGGATACTCTGTTGCACCGTTTAAATCTCAAAATATGTCGCTAAACAGCATAACAACGCCAGATGGCTTTGAGATAAGCATAGCTCAGAATCTACAGGCAACTGCGGCACGAGTTATGCCGGATTGGAGAATGAACCCTATACTTTTAAAACCAGATGGCGGGAAGACATACATAGTGAGAAAGGGTAAACCATTCAAAACCGTATCTTATGGTGAGTATTACAAGTTCGCAGATGAGCATTTCGAAATAGCAAAGGATGCCTTTGATAGTCTAAGTAGAGAGTTTGACTTTATTGTTATGGAAGGTGCAGGCTCACCAGCTGAGATAAACCTTCAAAAATACGATATTGTAAACTTAAGGATGGCAGGCTATGCCAAAGCGAATGTTTACATAGTTGGAGACATAGACAAAGGTGGTGTGTTTGCAGCATTTAAGGGCACATTCGATTTGATAAAAGATAAATTTAAACCGTTGGTCAAAGGCTTTATAATAAACAAGTTTAGGGGTGATATAAATCTTCTAAAACCTGCCTTTGATATGTTTAAAAATTATTGTAGTGTGCCGATTTTGGGTGTTGTGCCTTTTGTTAGATTGAAGCTTGATGAAGAAGATTCTCTGTTTAAACCATCAAAAAAAGAAGGCTTTGTAAAAATCTGCGTAATAAAGTTGCCCTATATGTCAAACTTTACAGACTTTGGAGTTTTTGAGTTTATCGATGATGTAAGTCTTAAATTTATAGACAAACCAGAGTTTGATGATTGTGATATGGTGATTATTCCGGGTTCAAAAGCTGTTGATTATGATTTAAATTACCTTTATAAGGCAGGTTTTTATGAAGCCTTGTGTAAGATTCTCTCAAAAAAGCTATTGATTGGTGTCTGCGGCGGTTATCAGATGCTCGGTGAAGTGGTTGGTTTAAGTAAGGGATTTGGTTTTTTGAAAATGACGACAGAGTTTTCCAAAGATAAAAAGCTTATCAATAAAACATACAAAGGCATAAATTACCTAAAAGGTGCAAACCTTGAAGGCTATGAGATTCATCACGGTTTATCAGAAGTTGAAGGTGTTATTCAGCTTGCAGAAGACAGTAATGTTTGCGTGTTTGAAGAAAGCAAAAAAATCATAGGCACATATCTGCATGGCATTTTCAACAATAGAGAGTTTCTAAAATTTATTTTTAATGTTATTGGCAAAAAGATTGATGTGAATATTGATATAGCAAAAGAGAAGGATAAACAGATAGATATGCTTGCTGAAATAATTGAAAATAGTCTTCCTGTTGATAAGATGATACAGTGA
- a CDS encoding 4-hydroxyphenylacetate 3-hydroxylase N-terminal domain-containing protein: protein MITTSKDYLNRLSKRKVRVYVNGERVEDYVNHPNIKPIIDSISLTYDLAHEDEFKDIVTAHSQFIDEPINRFLHVYMTKDDLIKRIKLARFFSSKLATCNYRCVGCDAINSLFVTTYRMDEKFGSEYHRRFVKFVESAQKGDFSVSGGLTDVKGDRSKRPHEQDDMYLKIVKKRSDGIVVKGAKIHQSGAVVSDYTLVVPTIALSEEDKEYAVAFAVSPDTEGLTYVMQNNAFEAKRRESQDWESGNPYGVRGTSLMIFDNVFIPWENVFMCEEYEFAIDFVTNFSNIHRYVGAGCKAGFIDTIIGTMALMAEYNNTYKAKHVKDKIIDTIKASEACYACGLAAGYEAVETEIKVWLPNTLFSNVSKALGLPAISEAIINLADITGGISVTCPSKKDIENPEIGDYLKHYLKASDNVDTEERMRLIKFAEFWVAGPHLGGAVHGGGSPITSSIFIERSANIDSKKENVKELLKVWDSLK, encoded by the coding sequence ATGATAACTACATCTAAAGATTATTTAAATAGGCTTTCCAAAAGAAAAGTTAGGGTATATGTAAACGGTGAAAGGGTTGAGGATTATGTAAATCATCCAAATATAAAACCCATCATTGATTCCATAAGTTTAACTTATGATTTGGCTCATGAAGATGAGTTTAAGGATATAGTTACCGCTCATTCTCAGTTTATAGACGAGCCGATAAATAGATTTTTGCATGTGTATATGACGAAGGATGATTTAATAAAACGGATAAAATTAGCGAGATTTTTTAGTAGTAAGCTGGCCACATGCAATTATAGGTGTGTTGGGTGTGATGCTATAAACTCATTGTTTGTTACTACTTACAGAATGGATGAGAAGTTTGGCAGTGAGTATCACAGAAGATTTGTAAAATTTGTTGAATCTGCCCAGAAAGGCGATTTTTCGGTGTCTGGTGGGTTGACAGACGTTAAAGGCGACAGGTCAAAAAGACCACACGAACAGGACGATATGTATTTAAAAATTGTGAAAAAAAGAAGCGATGGCATAGTGGTAAAAGGGGCAAAGATTCATCAATCCGGAGCAGTAGTGTCTGACTACACTCTTGTTGTACCCACTATAGCTCTGTCAGAAGAAGATAAAGAGTATGCTGTTGCTTTTGCTGTTTCGCCTGATACAGAAGGACTAACCTATGTGATGCAAAATAACGCATTTGAGGCAAAAAGAAGAGAAAGTCAGGATTGGGAATCCGGTAACCCTTATGGCGTTAGAGGAACATCTCTTATGATATTTGATAATGTTTTCATACCCTGGGAAAATGTTTTTATGTGTGAAGAGTATGAGTTTGCTATAGATTTTGTTACTAATTTTTCAAACATACATCGCTATGTGGGAGCAGGGTGTAAAGCAGGGTTTATAGATACGATAATAGGAACTATGGCTCTTATGGCAGAGTATAACAACACTTATAAAGCCAAGCATGTTAAGGATAAGATAATAGATACAATTAAGGCATCAGAAGCCTGTTATGCCTGCGGTCTGGCGGCAGGATATGAAGCTGTAGAGACTGAGATAAAGGTGTGGTTGCCGAACACTCTCTTTTCAAATGTTTCAAAGGCTTTGGGTCTGCCTGCTATATCAGAAGCTATTATAAATCTTGCTGATATAACTGGCGGTATATCCGTAACCTGTCCGTCCAAAAAAGATATTGAAAATCCTGAGATAGGAGATTATTTAAAGCATTATCTTAAAGCTTCTGATAATGTAGATACAGAAGAGAGGATGAGACTTATAAAGTTTGCCGAGTTCTGGGTGGCAGGTCCACATCTGGGAGGAGCTGTTCATGGAGGTGGCTCTCCTATAACCTCAAGTATATTTATTGAGCGCTCGGCAAATATAGATAGCAAAAAAGAGAATGTAAAGGAACTGCTAAAAGTTTGGGATAGTTTAAAATAA